Proteins encoded in a region of the Rhizobium sp. CC-YZS058 genome:
- the mgtE gene encoding magnesium transporter, whose amino-acid sequence MSDTGDEKDLRVLEPALTAEEADIYSEEGSVRSDYLMHVGAAIADRDVLYLRQHVARLHASEMGDLLEAISPDQRNALVSLLGDEFDLSALTEVDEAIRLDIVEHLPNERIAAALGEMDSDDAVYILEDLDQEDQEEILSKLPFTERVRLRRSLDYPEATAGRRMQTEFVAVPPFWTVGQTIDYMRDDSDLPESFTQIFVIDPTFRLLGAVDLDRILRTKRSIKIETIMRETNHPVPAEMDQEEAAQLFEQYDLLSAAVVDDNGRLVGVLTIDDVVDVIQEEAEEDIMRLGGVGDEELSDSILVTSRSRMVWLSVNLVTAFLAASVIGIFDMAIEKIVALAVLMPIVAGMGGNAGSQTMTVTVRALATRDLDIHNAFRVIRREAGVGLLNGLLFGCLIGIAAGTWFQSVDLGCIIATAMLINMIAAALAGIFIPLLLDRFGADPAVSSAVFVTTVTDVTGFSSFLGLATWWFSIS is encoded by the coding sequence ATGAGCGACACCGGCGACGAGAAGGACCTGCGCGTCCTCGAACCCGCTTTGACGGCGGAAGAGGCCGACATCTATTCCGAGGAAGGCTCCGTCCGATCCGACTATCTGATGCATGTCGGCGCGGCGATCGCCGACCGCGACGTGCTCTATCTCCGCCAGCATGTCGCGCGCCTGCACGCCTCCGAAATGGGCGACCTGCTGGAGGCGATCAGCCCCGACCAGCGCAACGCGCTCGTCAGCCTGCTCGGTGACGAATTCGATCTTTCGGCGCTGACCGAGGTGGACGAGGCGATCCGCCTCGACATTGTCGAACACCTGCCGAACGAACGGATCGCCGCAGCACTCGGCGAGATGGATTCCGACGACGCGGTCTATATCCTCGAGGATCTCGACCAGGAAGACCAGGAAGAGATCCTCTCCAAGCTGCCCTTTACCGAGCGCGTGCGCCTGCGCCGCTCGCTCGATTATCCGGAAGCCACCGCCGGCCGGCGCATGCAGACGGAATTCGTCGCCGTGCCGCCCTTCTGGACCGTCGGCCAGACCATCGACTACATGCGCGACGATTCCGACCTGCCGGAGAGCTTCACGCAGATCTTTGTCATCGACCCGACCTTCCGCCTGCTCGGCGCCGTCGATCTTGACCGCATTCTGCGCACCAAGCGCTCGATCAAGATCGAGACGATCATGCGCGAGACCAACCATCCGGTGCCGGCCGAGATGGACCAGGAAGAGGCGGCGCAGCTCTTCGAGCAATACGACCTGCTCTCCGCCGCCGTGGTGGACGACAATGGCCGTCTGGTCGGCGTGCTGACCATCGACGACGTCGTCGACGTGATTCAGGAAGAGGCCGAGGAGGACATCATGCGCCTCGGCGGCGTCGGCGACGAAGAGCTGTCCGACTCGATCCTCGTCACCTCGCGCTCGCGCATGGTCTGGCTGTCGGTCAATCTCGTCACCGCCTTTCTCGCCGCCTCCGTCATCGGCATTTTCGACATGGCCATCGAAAAGATCGTGGCGCTCGCCGTGCTGATGCCGATCGTGGCCGGGATGGGCGGCAATGCCGGCTCGCAGACCATGACCGTGACCGTGCGGGCGCTGGCGACCCGCGATCTCGACATCCACAACGCCTTCCGGGTGATCCGGCGCGAGGCGGGCGTGGGGCTGCTGAACGGTCTTCTGTTCGGCTGCCTGATCGGCATCGCCGCCGGAACCTGGTTCCAGAGCGTCGATCTCGGCTGCATCATCGCCACCGCCATGCTGATCAACATGATCGCAGCGGCGCTGGCCGGCATCTTCATCCCGCTTCTGCTCGATCGCTTTGGAGCCGACCCGGCCGTTTCCTCGGCCGTGTTCGTGACGACGGTGACCGACGTGACCGGCTTTTCCTCCTTCCTCGGCCTCGCCACCTGGTGGTTCAGCATCTCCTGA